The following are from one region of the Terriglobia bacterium genome:
- a CDS encoding PEP-CTERM sorting domain-containing protein, whose product MIRSSKLPSLVFLLCCIFALSTVAHASGVSFNFDSISLGTSTVNSTTYNYSGNSAVQSALQTQLTSQHAGATVTVTGAAATNDWTADGMVIGGVNGTLANGGHKYLINDNGQEKSGTSSNDILMSFSGLTISSVTFTLEIFPDASCAALYSTSHPSNCGGVGNPNLPDFELWSAVNNTGSAVVKAQDVSGTPVSWTQATSGSPSGSPWKANTCTSGTVSAGTCTTNPQLASLTVTLNLPTGTNVLDFQDWPATIAIKDLTLTTNVPEPSSLLLLGVGLTGLFTVRRRYAAK is encoded by the coding sequence ATGATCAGAAGCAGTAAGCTGCCGTCACTCGTCTTTCTCCTCTGTTGTATCTTTGCTCTGAGCACCGTAGCGCATGCAAGCGGTGTTTCGTTTAACTTCGACAGTATTTCGCTGGGGACCTCCACGGTTAATAGCACCACTTACAACTACTCAGGCAATTCCGCAGTCCAGAGTGCGCTCCAAACCCAACTCACCAGCCAGCATGCGGGCGCTACGGTCACCGTCACTGGCGCGGCCGCCACAAACGACTGGACGGCCGATGGGATGGTCATAGGCGGAGTCAACGGTACCCTGGCAAATGGAGGCCATAAATACCTCATCAATGACAACGGCCAGGAAAAGAGTGGGACCAGTTCTAACGACATTCTGATGTCCTTCAGCGGGCTCACCATTTCAAGCGTGACTTTTACTCTTGAGATTTTTCCTGATGCCAGCTGCGCAGCACTCTACAGCACATCGCATCCGTCAAACTGCGGTGGAGTTGGGAATCCGAATTTGCCGGATTTCGAGTTATGGTCTGCTGTAAATAATACCGGATCAGCCGTTGTTAAGGCCCAGGATGTCTCAGGTACGCCGGTATCGTGGACCCAAGCCACCAGCGGATCGCCCAGCGGGTCCCCATGGAAGGCCAACACATGCACCAGCGGCACAGTCAGCGCGGGAACTTGTACTACTAATCCGCAATTAGCGTCATTGACAGTTACGCTCAACCTTCCCACTGGAACGAATGTACTGGACTTCCAGGATTGGCCGGCAACAATTGCCATTAAAGATCTGACTCTGACAACCAACGTTCCCGAACCGAGTTCGCTCTTACTGCTCGGTGTGGGCCTCACCGGGCTCTTTACTGTCCGCCGCCGATACGCTGCGAAGTAA